GCATTAAACATTCCTAAAAGGAGACGACCTCACCATGCCAATCGTGAGTGAATCTGAGTTAAATCGGCGCAGGCACGAAATTCTCGTCGGAGCTCGCCGGTGCTTTGCCGAACATGGCTATGAGGGCGCGACTGTCCGCCTCTTAGAACAAGCCACGGGGAAATCACGCGGCGCCATATTCCACCACTTTGGGGACAAGGAGTCCTTATTCCTCTCTTTAGCCCGCGAGGATGCCGCACGCCAGGCAGAAGTAGTGGCCAATAACGGCCTCGTCGAGGTTATGCGGGAGATGTTGCGTCACCCAGAACGCCACGATTGGCTTGCCACGCGTCTGGAGATCACTTCCCTCTTGCGCACGGACCCATCGTTTGCTGCTCGGTGGAAAGAACACCAGTCCATTCGTGACGAGGCTATCCGCGCCCGCCTCGCTTCCAACGCGGAACAAGGCCGTCTGCGAGACGATGTCGATATAGATACCCTGGTGTGCTATTTGGAAACCTTCATGGATGGGTTCATTAATAGGCTCGCCTTAGGGGATACGGATGGCCTAGAGCGTGTCCTCGATCTGGTGGAGCAATCCATTCGGAGTTCTAGGTCTCCACAGCGCTAACCGAGCCCATTACGTTGCTCTTGGGGCCTGACCCCGGAAAGTGGACACGTCGGGGGTTAGGCCCGCAATTCTTTGAACGAAAGCGCAAGGAAGGCAAGCGTCACAACGCCGCAGTCGTAGCACTCGCCCGCAGACGAATCAACGTCCTCTACGCCATGATGCGAAACCACGAGTATTACCGCGACCCCGCCCCAGCAAAGGAAGCCGCAGCAGCCTAACCCCTAACAACGAAACAAGCCGACTGGGAAAAATCCCAGTCGGCTACCAGTCGCGTGCAAAACAACACACCTAAAAATCCCGAGTTGAGGATCCACCCCCGTCAACCCCATCCGCGAGACTGACAAACTATATAGGAATACCCCTGCTTTCGTCACTCCGCTTTTCTCACTGGGAGGAGAAGGCGCCAGCTGAACGCAGACTCGGTTAGTCGGTGCCCTCTGCCAAGCCGCCGGCAGTGGAAAGCTCCACTTCCTGGACGCTGACATACTGCGCTATCTCTGCAACGAACCCTGGATCGTGGCACGTAAGGACGATTGCCGTTCCTGAGTCCAGCGTCTTATGAATCAGTTGATGCATCAGCGCTCGATCCGTTAGGGACAGCAAGCTATCCGGCTCATCCATGAGCAAGATGGCGTGGCCCATCCCCACCACATGTGCCGTTTGGGCCAGCCTTAGCCGGGAAGCGGATAGATCCAATGGGTGCTCATCGGCATCAAGTTCCAGCAGCTCTCGTAACGCGGGATCGGGAACAAAATCCCCCAAAGCGGAATATATTACCTGGTCATAAGGAGATTGTAGGACCAATCCCAGAGGCTCTGCTGGGCGCTGTGCCCCATCAAGGCCGGCGGCGGCGCGCAGGAGCGACGTTTTTCCGGTTCCGTTTGCCCCGCGCAACCAGGTCACGCCCCCGCCGCGAATGGGGATGGTTACCGGTCCGACGCTAAAGGTAGTGCCGGAAGGCTTCGCCGATTGCCACCAGCGCTTCTTTTCTTGTCCGCGGCGCGCAGTAAGCGGCCCGAGGTATTCTTGCGCCCCATAATCCGAAATCGATTGCAGGTGTATAGCGGCAGGTTGTGGGATCTCTCCTACGACTTCCCCGCCCAATTCGGGCCAGTGCATGGATGACACGGCAAGAACGCAGGTATTGCGCAGCGAATGCAATAGCTGCACCATCATCGCCGACGATGTGGGGTCAAGCCCCGCGCTCGGCTCGCACATAATGAGCACCTCGGGCTCGCGGATCGCTACACACGCAGCAGCGAGCCTCCGCGTCTGACCGCCAGAAAGCTGGGTGGGGTTTTTCTCCGCGTAATCGCTAAGGCCCACCGCCGCGAGCATTTCCTCTCCGCGTACCTGCATGCGGGCTGGGTCCTCACCCTGGTTTTCTAATCCTAGGACCACTTCTTCGATGCAGGTATCGCGTAGGTAGCTCATCTGCGCAGAAGAGTCAGTACCAATGATGGCGGATGATGATAATTTTTCGCCCAGCTCTTGCGCCACGTTTTCGGCGATGGCATCCGAAGGCACAAGTACTTGGATAATGCTGCCTTTACCTGGCTGAATATCGTCTAAATCCATACAAAGACCATGACTCCTATGGTTCCAATGGGAACGATGTAGCGCAGCAGGCGAGACACGGCAGAATCCGGTACCGGCCGCAAAAGGGTCCTTGTCCCCTCTTCATCAAAGCCCACGGCGGCAAGGGCATGTCCACGCTCGGTGCCTTGGATCAGGAGGCGCGAGATTACTGGGATGACCACCCGGGAAATGGTATTGCGCCACGTCACCTTGATTCCTGCCAGCTGGTTGGCATCACGGACGGTCCGCCAGGCTTGCGCACCTTGCGGTAAAGACTGCAGTGAAGCACCAACGATATAGGCAATTTTGTGCCCCGCACGCGAGACCTGTAGCCACTTCGCAATATCGGAAATTCGCAGTACGGACATCGCCACGATGAAGCACACCATAAGCGCGAAAAAGCGCAGGGCAAGTGTGGCGGCGATGAGCAGGCCATCGCTTGTGACCAGCGGAATTAGTTGGTTATCGCCATAGGGGGCGTGGATCACCAACATCGATAAGGCCACCGGAACACAGAGCGCTGCAGAGGCCAAGACGATCGCAAGGGATCTCGTGGCCCACACGCCATAGGCAAGCATTGCGCCAGCTACCACTGCAGAGGCTAATGGGCTATTGAGAGCGAGGATAAGTAGCCAGCCGCACGCAGCAATGGTGAGGACCGTCGACGGGTGAAGGCGATACATTAGCGAGGCTGCAAGGATTCCCGCGTGCGCTTAGGCAATGATTTCACGGCGGCCCACACGATGAGGAAGACGACGGCCTTATCCAGTGGGTCGGAGATAAGTGATTGCATCGTCACGGACGCAATCAAGGAGTTGCCGAGTTCGCGGAAGAGGGACGTGAGCGCACCGGTACCGACACCAGCCGTACCGCCGTAGACGAATGCGGCCACGGGTGCGGCGAGCATGCCGCAGATGATGCCGATGATGGCACCGCTGACGATGACCTTCCAGATCTTGGTAAACGCCCCCTTTTGGATGGCCCAGCCGGAAAGGAAGCCGGTAGCAGCGGACACCGCGGCGAATGGGAGCGCCATCGGGTTGAGCAATCCCCAGACCACTGAAGACAGCGTACCGGTAGCAAGCCCGGCAATGGGGCCTGCCAGTGCCGCCACCAGGATGGTTCCCACGGAGTCGATATACAGCGGAATGCCGCTCGACCCAATGATTTGGCCCACCACGATGTTGAGAACCAAGGCGATGGGAATAATGGCGATGGTGCGAGCCGGCAGGGATGGCACGGTGCCGGCGAGCAGCAAGGCCGCACCGATGAGGTAGCCGGCCAGGGTGATCAACGCTTCGGCAGAGCCCGCGACGGACTCCCAATCGGTGGGGCGGAAAAGCACCAAGTAGATCCACGTGGCGACGACTAGCGCGGCGCCCGCGATGACCATCCCCCGGCGGGCAGGGGTAAGAGAAAGCTGAGGCATAGAGGTATTCCTAATCCATCAATGTGTAAAAGAGATCGGGGCACACTGCTTTTAGTTCCAGCCTATGTCACCTCAGCGTAGGAAAAATGTGGCGTATGCGCTGCGGATTAGGGTAAAAGATTTATTCGCCTAGAGCAACACGCGCGCTCAATGCGCGCAGCGCCCTGTCGAACTCGCGGTGGGCAGCTGGAATATCCGCACTGGTCACCAGAGAGGCATTAGCTGGCCGGCCCCAATGGTTGCGGAGGTCCGCGACGCTGGTCCCGCGCATCAGCGCAGAGTCCGCTTCCACGTCAATAGTCGTTTCTACCGCCTCGAACGGCACCTTCTTTAGCGCGATGATGCAGGTCAGCAGGTCATGGATCTGGGCTTGGTAGCCTTCTTCTTGCGCTTGATGGAATTCGAAGTAGAACCGCAGTAGCTCCGGCAGCTTTTCCGCCATTGGGTGTGTACCAAGAAGCCCTTGAATTTCTGCCAAGCGCTCTGGAGTGATGAGAAATTGCTCGGTGACCTCGAGCGAGCACAGCGTACTGTTCAATTCTGCTGAGGCTGAAAAATGACGTGCTGCCGCGTGGGGATCTACCCAGAAATTCCACTCCGCGGTCGGCGTCGTATTACCGCGGTAATTAACGGCACCGCCCATGATGGTAATCGAGCCGCACCGCGCGACGGCATCGCCATGCTCCCGCTCGAAGTCTGCCAAGTTAGTTACCGGCCCGGTGACGATGAGGTGTAGCCCCGGGTTGCGGGCAATAGTGCTCGACCACAACTCATGCCACTGAATATCGCCGAAATCGTGATCGGGCGCGGAAAGATAACCCAAGCCGGACTCACCGTGGGTTTCAGGTGTCGTGGTCAGCTCTACTTCGAGCGGGGCCGACCGCCCTGGTGCGACGGGAACCTCCGGTAATCCACAGAGATCCAGAATCCACCGTGCATTGGCGGCAGTCTGCTGGACTTCGACGTTTCCAGCGGTCGTGCTCACACCCACCAATTCGATCTCGCCTGCGTGATGCAGTCCTGCCAGGTACATCAGGGTGAGGCAGTCATCTATGCCTGGATCGCAGTCGACCAGGACGGCTGGGCGCGAGAGACTCATAGCTAGCCTGGCTAACTATTACTTAATCGAGCTGACTGGCTTGTCGCCGTCAACGAATACGACTGGAGAGCCTGGAAGCTCCTCGCGGCCCAGTACCTCTACGATGACGTCTGCCACCAAGTCGCGGGAAGAGGTCTGGCCCTCCTGCAGCATCTTGTCCTCAACAAATTCCAGCCCCTGCGCAGGCTCCTCCGTCAGGCCAGCAGGCTTCAGGATAATGTGCGGGATAGAGCTATCGGCCAAGCGGTTGTCCACTTCCTTCTTGGACTCCACGTAGGCGTACCACTTTTCATCGGCTGGGTCCGTCGTCGCAACCTGGGAGCCGACATAAGAAATCATGACGAACTGAGGAACGTCTTTGCCCAGCTTTTCCAGGGCCTCGATGGCGGCCAATGCGCCGTCGCGGTCGACGGCCCACGTCAGTTCCGCGCCGCCACGGCCGCCGTTTCCGGCACCCCATACAACTGCGTCATAATCTGCGAATAGCTCGGCCCATTGGTCAACGGACTGCTCGGTAATATCTGCAATAACCGGCGTAGCGTTGGCCTGCTCGATATCGGCCTTTTGGTCTGGGTTACGGATAAGCGAGTGAACCTCGTGGCCAGCTTCCGCTAATTTTGGAGCCGCCAGCAGGCCAACCTTGCCGTGTCCACCGATGTACAAAACCTTTTTCTTGGTATCAGCCATAGCGCCCCATGGTAACAGCGCGATTTTTATGCTGCAGCGGTTCTTTTCAGCAGTGCCAGAACATGCCGCGACCGTGGTGCGAGCGTTGCCCACCGAACCAGATAGAATACTGGTTATGTATGCCATTATGACCGTTACCGGCGCCGATAGCACCGGAATCATTGCCGCAGTGACCACGACTCTTGCTGATCTGGACATCAACGTCATTGATGTCTCGCAGACCATTATGGGTGACTATTTCACCATGATCCTCCGCGTTGAATTCGATGCGGATGCCGTATCCATCCAAACCATCAAGGAGCGGATGCGCCCGGTTGCGGAGGAAAAGCAGCAATCCATCCGCATTCAGTCCGAAGACCTCTTTACCGCCATGAACGAGATTTAACATGAGCACGCGTTTTAATACCACCAATATCTTGGACACCATCGAGATGATTGAAAACTATCGTCTCGATATCCGCACCGTGACGATGGGCATTTCCCTGCTGGGATGCACGCGCTCGACCATGGAGGCAACCTGCCAGGCCATCTATGACCTCGTAACGCAGCAAGCGGGCCGCTTGGTTGAGGTATGCGAGGGCGTCGAAGGTGAGCTCGGCATCCCGATCGTCAACAAGCGCATCTCCGTCACCCCCATTTCCCTCGTTGTCGCAGGCTTGGACGGCAACCCCGTCGATGCCGCGCGGGCGCTGGATAAGGCCGCGAAGGAAGTGGGCGTTAACTTCGTCGGCGGCTACTCCGCGCTGGTAGAAAAGGGTGCGACGAGCGCAGAGCAAAAGCTCATTTCCTCCATCCCCGAAGCCTTGGCCGAGACGGACGTAGTGTGCTCCTCGGTCAATATCGCCAGCTCTCGCGCCGGCATCAACATGGATGCGACGAAGCAGATGGGCGAGGTCATCAAGGAAGCCGCTGAGCTGACCAAGGATAATTCCGCAATTGCCTGCGCCAAGCTCGTCGTCTTTGCCAACTCCGTGGGCGATAATCCGTTTATGGCCGGCGCCTTCCACGGCATCGAGGAGCCTGACTGCGTCGTCTCCGTTGGCGTCTCCGGCCCCGGCGTGGTGGACCGCGCCCTCGGCTCCTTGGAAGGCGCAAGCCTGGATCAGGTGGCTGAGGAAGTAAAGAAGGCGGCCTTCAAGATCACCCGCGCCGGGCAGCTCGTGGGCAATATGGCCTCCGAGCGCCTCGGCGTTCCCTTCGGCATCATTGACCTCTCCTTGGCCCCCACGGCAGAACTCGGCGACTCCGTGGCACACATCCTCGAGCACATGGGCCTCGATCAGGTGGGCACGCACGGCACGACGGCGGCATTGGCGCTGCTTAACGATGCCGTCAAGAAGGGCGGCATGATGGCATGCTCGCGCGTGGGCGGTTTGTCCGGTTCCTTCATTCCGGTCTCTGAGGACAGGGGCATGATCGATGCCGTCAAGTCCGGCTCCATTTCCATGGACAAGTTGGAGGCCATGACCTCCATCTGCTCGGTCGGCTTCGACATGATCGCACTCCCCGGCGATACCTCGGCGGCCACGATCTCCGGCATGATTGCGGATGAAGCCGCGATCGGCGTGATGAATCATAAGACCACCGCCGTGCGCGTCATTCCGGTACCTGGCGCCAAGGTGGGCGACGAGGTCAGCTTCGGTGGGCTTTTGGGCTACGCACCGATCATCCCGGTCAATCAGGTGGGCAATTCGCAGTTCATCAACCGCGGTGGCTTTATCCCCGCACCGGTGCACGGATTCCGCAACTAGGCGCGGAGTAATCCACACCTAGGGGAGAAGCGCGCCTAGGACAAGCGCGCCAAGCTCCCCTTAGGACTCGGAGTCTTCATTCTCCTCGCCCGGCTTTTCGGATTCTTCCCACCGGGCGAGGTTTGCTTTGAAGTGCTGAAAGGAATCCTCTAGCTGGCGCAGCTCCACCTCGCCGCCGACCTGGCGGCCCGCATCGGAGTAGATGGCCTCCGCCGCTTCATCTAGGACATTGCGGCGTTCCACGGTCCGCAGCAGCGCGACCACCTTGGCCAGGTTATTCAACAGGCTCAGATAGATCTCGGCGTTATCGGCCGCATCGCGGCGGATTTGGGTGAACATCGCCTCAATGATCTGTTCGTAGCTAAAGGTTTGATAGTCCAAGCGGAACTCGCCATCGATATGCATAATCCCCTGCGGCAAGCGCTTGTCCCCAATGACCACCAAGATTTGCGTGAAGCGGTCAATGATGTCGATGACCGTATAAGGATCATTGACGCCGGTACTGAGAGCGCGAGCAGCAATCTCTGCGAGGTGCCGGGCAGTAAACCGAGGGTCGTGCGCAGAGGCATCCTCGCGGTGCTGCGTGACCACGATGTGCTTTTCAATGTTTTCCGGCATGTGCGGCACGCCGTGAGCAATGACCTCGCCTTCTAGCACGAGATCGCCCGGGGCAACACCCAGGTGAACCGCGCACTCTTCTTCGGCGGCCGCTTGGGCAATAGACTCGTAGTCCACGAATTTCAGGTAGCCCGTTTGGGAGCTGCGGGTTGCATCGGCGGATTCATAGAAATCCGAACCTGGTGCCTTGGCAACCTTTTCTTCCTCGCCGCGCTCAATGAGGCGCCGCATGTGCTCTTCCACATCCTGGGCCACCACGTGCACTACATGAGACATGCTAATGGACTGCGCGATATGGACGATGAAATAAATCAAAAAGACCACGCATATCAGCGCCAAGGCGATGTCGACAGCGACATTCAGCGAGGGAACGTGTTCTTGCTTGCCCTCGCCGCCGGCGCGCACGGCACGCAGAGAGAGCAGCGAGTAGGTAAAAGTCGCCAGGTAGATCCCCAGCGTGGACTGGATGGAACGGTCCTTTAAAAACTCGTGCAATAGGCGGGGGCCCATCACCGTCACCACGCCGGAGAGCGCGGTCAGGGTGATAAAGAACAGGGTGCCGGCCAGAGACAGCGTGGCGGTGGCAACGGCGGTGAGCAGGCCCTGGGCACTTTCCGCACTACCGTCGTAGAGTCGAGAGAACGCCAGATCGAAGTTGCGGTCGAGCGCCAACATGCCTTCGGCCGCCACGACGGCTACCGCTACCGCTACGGCGGGAATGACCCAAAACTTATCCCGCCAGGCGGGCATCCTCTCGATCAGCGTCTTCATCAGGCTTAAGCCAGCTCGACGATTTCCATGTACTCATCGGACCACAGGTCTTCATCGCCATCCGGCATGATGATCACCCGCTCAGGGTCGAGCGCCTTCACTGCGCCCGGATCGTGGGTTACCAAGACGACGGCACCCGTGTACGTATTGAGCGCGTCGAGCACCTGCTCGCGAGAGATGGGGTCGAGGTTATTGGTCGGCTCATCGAGAAGCAGCACGTTCGCGCGGCTGGAGACCAACGTAGCCAGCGACAGGCGGGTTTTCTCACCGCCGGACAGCGTTCCGGCGGGCTGTTGCAGTTTATCGCCGGAAAACATGAACGCTCCCAGCAGCCCGCGCAGCTCTTGCTGGTCCGCATCGGGGCAGGCCTCGATGGTGTTTTCCCACACGCTCTTATCCGGGTGGATATTGTCGTGCTCCTGCGCAAAGTAGCCAATGCGCAAACCATGGCCACTGACGATGCCACCCTCGCCATCGGTGCGCTCCTCCCCCGCCAGGAGCTTGAGCAAAGTGGTCTTACCGGCACCGTTATACCCCAGGACAACAACGCGGGAGCCCTTATCAATGGCCAGGTCCACGCCCGCGAACACCTCCAACGAACCGTACATCTTAGTCAAGCCTTTGGCGTTCATGGGCGTCTTGCCGCACGGGGCGGGCTCGGGGAATTTAATATTGGCTACCTTATCCGCAACGCGCACCTCATCGAGGTCATTCATCATGCGCTCGGCGCGGTTTAGCATCTGCTTCGCCGCTGCGGCCTTGGTGGCCTTGGCACCCAATTTCGCGGCCTGTTTTTGCAGCGCGGAGGCCTTCTTTTCCGCATTCGCGCGCTCGCGGCGCCGCCGCGCCTCATCGGTAGCACGGGCATCGAGGTATTTCTTATAGCCCATGTTGTAGACATCCGCCTCGCCGCGCACCGCGTCGAGGAACCAGACCTTATTGCACACGGCCTCGAGCAACTCGACATCGTGGGAAATCATGACCAGTCCGCCCTCGTGCTTGGACAGGAACTGGCGGAGCCAGACGATGGAGTCCGCATCCAGGTGGTTAGTGGGCTCATCCAGGAGCAACGTGGTCTGGGATTTACCCGAGCCTTCGCTGGCTGCAAAAAGGATCTGCGCCAGCTCCACGCGGCGGCGTTGGCCACCCGATAGTGTCTTGAGCTTTTGATCTAAAACGCGCTGAGGCAGGCCTAGGTTATCGCAGATTTGGGCGCATTCGGAGTCGGCCTCATAGCCGCCCAAGGAGTCAAATTGTTCTTCCAAGCGGGAGTATTTACGGATGGCCTTATCGCGGAACTTCTCATCCGTGGCCGTTTCCATCAGCTCTTGCTGCTTGGCCATGCGCCGCTTAATATCGTCCAGCCCGCGGGCAGAAAGCACGCGCTCGCGCGCGGTTTGTTCGATATTGCCTTCGCGCGAATCCTGCGGAAGGTAGCCAATCGGACCCGAGCGAGACACCGTGCCGCCATAGGGCTCGGTCTCGCCGGCCAAGATGCGCATGGTCGTGGTCTTTCCCGCACCATTGCGGCCCACTAGCCCGATGCGGTCGCCGGGCTGGACGCGGAGGTGCTGTCCGGGGGCATCGAGAAGCGTGCGGGCGCCTACGCGTACCTCAAAATCATTGGTCACAATCACGACAAGCCAGTCTAGCAACCAAAGGCCAAGGCACTAATTCACGCAAAAAAGCGGCGGTAAAACTACCGCCGCCTTTTAGACATTCCGCGGTGATTAAACCGCAAAGCCCAGAGCTTGGAGCTGCTCACGGCCTTCTTCGGAAATCATGTGTGGGCCCCAGGGTGGCATCCAGACCCAGTTGATACGCACGCCATCGGCAAGCTTCTTGCCGGTAACGATGTCCTCAACCTGTTCCGCAATGACATCGGTCAATGGGCAAGCCGGCGAGGTCAGCGTCATGTTGATCATGGCGAGCTCTTTGCCGTCCTCTTCTTCCAGCCACAGGTCATAGACCAAGCCCAAGTCAACGACGTTGATGCCCAGCTCCGGGTCGATGACATCGCGCATGAACTCGGTGATGTCAAAGGCCTTCGACAGCTGTTCTTCCGTCTGCTCTGGCCGCTCACCGCCTGCGCTGAAGGACGAATTCTCGTTCTGGTAAGGATCTACGGGATCGGTCATTTACTTCTCCACTTCATTGAGCGCATCTGCAGTGGCGGCCTGAAAAGCCTTCCACCCCAGCAGCGCGCATTTAACTCGTGCCGGGTATTGAGAAACACCTGCAAAGGCAACACCATCGCCGATGATGTCCTCATCGCCTTCGTCCTGGCCACGCGAGGTGACCATCTTTTCAAACTCGGCAAGCTTCTTATTGGCTTCCTCCAAGGGCAAGCCGACGATCTCTTCCGCCATGACGGACGTCGATGCCTGCGAAATGGAACAACCTTCGGCGTCGTAGGACACATCTTCAACGGTCTTGCCGTCCGCGGAAAGGTTGACGCGCAACGTGAGCTCATCGCCGCACGAGGGGTTCACGTGGTGAACCTCCGCTTGGAACGGCTCGCGCAACCCCGCGTGTTGCGGATTTTTATAGTGATCCAAGATCACGTCTTGGTACATCGAATCTAGATTCATTAGGCAACTCCAAAGAAATCGCGGGCGGCCTTAATGGCTTCTACCAGCTTATCTACTTCGGCTTCCGTGTTGTACAGGTAAAAGCTAGCGCGTGCGGTAGATTGCGCACCGCAGGCGCGGTGCAGCGGCCACGCGCAGTGGTGGCCTACGCGAATGGATACGCCTTGGTCATCCAGAACCTGACCCAGATCGTGCGGGTGAACGCCTTCCACGGTAAAGGAGATGGCCGCGCCGCGGTCTTCAGTGGTTTCTGGGCCGATGATGCGCAGCCCTGGAATCTCACGAAGCTGTTCCAAGGCATAGGTGGTGAGCTTCTGCTCGTGGGCATGGATATTATCCATCCCCACCTCCTCGAGGAACTTCACCGCGGCGCCGAGGCCGACGACCTGGCTGGTCATCTGGGTTCCCGCCTCAAATCGCGTGGGTGGTTCCGCGAAGGTGGTTCCTTCCATCTTCACTACCTCGATCATGGAGCCACCCGTGAGGAACGGGGGAAGCTTGCGCAGCAATTCGTCCTTGCCGTAGAGCACTCCCACGCCATTGGGGCCACACATCTTGTGACCCGAGAATGCGGCAAAATCCACATCCAAGGCATGGAAATCTACCGGCATATGCGGGACGGACTGGCAGGCATCGAGCACCACCATGGCGCCGACCTCGCGAGCACGGCGCACCATTTCCTCGACATCGGAAACCGCGCCAGTGACGTTGGACTGATGGGTAAACGCAACGACCTTGACGGATTCATCGAGCTCGAGCGAATCCAGGTCGATGCGGCCATCGTCAGTCAACGAGTACCACTTCAAGGTGGCACCGGTGCGCTCGCAGAGCTCCTGCCACGGCACGAGGTTGGCGTGGTGCTCAAGCTCCGTGATGACGACGGTATCGCCCTCTCCTACGTACAGCTCGCCCGCGCGCTCATCGGAAAGCGTATAGGCAACCTCATTGAGCGCCTCGGTGGCG
The window above is part of the Corynebacterium accolens genome. Proteins encoded here:
- a CDS encoding metal-sulfur cluster assembly factor — protein: MTDPVDPYQNENSSFSAGGERPEQTEEQLSKAFDITEFMRDVIDPELGINVVDLGLVYDLWLEEEDGKELAMINMTLTSPACPLTDVIAEQVEDIVTGKKLADGVRINWVWMPPWGPHMISEEGREQLQALGFAV
- the sufU gene encoding Fe-S cluster assembly sulfur transfer protein SufU, whose protein sequence is MNLDSMYQDVILDHYKNPQHAGLREPFQAEVHHVNPSCGDELTLRVNLSADGKTVEDVSYDAEGCSISQASTSVMAEEIVGLPLEEANKKLAEFEKMVTSRGQDEGDEDIIGDGVAFAGVSQYPARVKCALLGWKAFQAATADALNEVEK
- a CDS encoding cysteine desulfurase translates to MSGFDVNAIREQFPILQRTVRGDKPLVYLDSGATSQRPLPVWKAEEEFVLHTNAPVHRGSYQLAEEADNAYESARQAIAAFVGADRDEIAFAKNATEALNEVAYTLSDERAGELYVGEGDTVVITELEHHANLVPWQELCERTGATLKWYSLTDDGRIDLDSLELDESVKVVAFTHQSNVTGAVSDVEEMVRRAREVGAMVVLDACQSVPHMPVDFHALDVDFAAFSGHKMCGPNGVGVLYGKDELLRKLPPFLTGGSMIEVVKMEGTTFAEPPTRFEAGTQMTSQVVGLGAAVKFLEEVGMDNIHAHEQKLTTYALEQLREIPGLRIIGPETTEDRGAAISFTVEGVHPHDLGQVLDDQGVSIRVGHHCAWPLHRACGAQSTARASFYLYNTEAEVDKLVEAIKAARDFFGVA